One window of Pseudomonas sp. ML2-2023-3 genomic DNA carries:
- the infB gene encoding translation initiation factor IF-2, whose product MTQVTVKQLADEVKTPVERLLQQMREAGLPHNAAEQNVTDSEKQALLTHLKSSHKAKVEEPRKITLQRKTTSTLRVAGSKSISVEVRKKKVFVQQSPEEIEAERKREMDERRAVESAARQKAEEESKRRAEEEARRQPASTPAPAPAVAAPAPVQTAPAAAPAPAADARKRDEQRRPDKPRADDNNRRGSGDGDRKNAPHRASVKEKAPTPRVAPRTSDEESDSFRRGGRGKGKLKKRNAHGFQSPTGPVVRDVQIGETITVGDLAAQMSVKAAEVIKFMFKLGTPATINQVLDQETAQLVAEELGHKVTLVSDNALEDSLAESLKFEGESFSRAPVVTVMGHVDHGKTSLLDYIRRAKVAAGEAGGITQHIGAYHVETERGMVTFLDTPGHAAFTAMRARGAKATDIVILVVAADDGVMPQTIEAVQHAKAAGVPLVVAVNKIDKPGADLDRIRSELSVHGVTSEEWGGDTPFVSVSAKMGTGVDELLEAVLLQAEVLELKATPSAPGRGVVVESRLDKGRGPVATVLVQDGTLRQGDMVLVGSNYGRIRAMLDENGKPIKEAGPSIPVEILGLDGTPDAGDEMSVMTDEKKAREVALFRQGKFREVKLARAHAGKLENIFENMGQEEKKTLNIVLKSDVRGSLEALQGALSGLGNDEVQVRVVGGGVGGITESDANLALASNAVLFGFNVRADAGARKIVEQEGLDMRYYNVIYDIIEDVKKALTGMLGSDVRENILGIAEVRDVFRSPKFGAVAGCMVLEGVVHRNRPIRVLREDIVIYEGELESLRRFKDDMSEVRAGMECGIGVKSYNDVKVGDKIEVFEKVQVARSL is encoded by the coding sequence ATGACGCAAGTCACGGTGAAACAACTGGCCGATGAGGTCAAAACACCGGTTGAGCGCCTGTTGCAGCAGATGCGTGAGGCAGGTCTGCCGCACAACGCCGCCGAGCAGAATGTGACCGACAGTGAGAAGCAAGCTCTGCTGACTCACCTGAAAAGCAGCCACAAGGCTAAAGTGGAAGAACCGCGCAAGATCACTTTGCAGCGTAAAACCACCAGTACCCTGCGTGTTGCTGGCAGCAAAAGCATTAGCGTTGAAGTACGCAAGAAGAAAGTCTTCGTACAGCAAAGCCCGGAAGAAATCGAAGCCGAGCGCAAACGTGAGATGGATGAACGTCGTGCAGTAGAAAGTGCCGCACGTCAGAAGGCTGAAGAAGAGTCCAAGCGTCGCGCCGAAGAAGAAGCGCGCCGTCAGCCTGCATCTACTCCTGCGCCAGCTCCAGCCGTAGCGGCACCTGCACCTGTGCAAACCGCACCGGCAGCAGCGCCTGCTCCGGCTGCTGATGCACGCAAGCGTGACGAACAGCGTCGCCCGGACAAACCACGTGCAGACGATAACAATCGTCGCGGTAGTGGTGACGGCGATCGTAAAAACGCTCCGCATCGTGCCTCGGTCAAAGAAAAAGCACCGACTCCACGTGTTGCTCCACGCACTTCCGACGAAGAAAGCGACAGCTTCCGTCGCGGTGGTCGTGGCAAGGGCAAGCTGAAGAAGCGTAACGCTCACGGTTTCCAGAGCCCAACCGGCCCTGTAGTTCGTGACGTGCAGATTGGCGAGACCATCACTGTCGGCGATTTGGCTGCACAGATGTCGGTCAAGGCTGCCGAAGTCATCAAGTTCATGTTCAAGCTGGGTACTCCAGCGACCATCAACCAGGTACTTGATCAGGAAACTGCTCAACTGGTAGCTGAAGAACTGGGCCACAAAGTGACTCTGGTAAGCGACAACGCCCTGGAAGATTCCCTGGCCGAATCCCTGAAATTCGAAGGCGAGTCGTTCTCCCGTGCTCCGGTTGTGACCGTAATGGGCCACGTTGACCACGGTAAAACTTCCCTGCTCGACTATATCCGTCGTGCCAAGGTAGCTGCTGGCGAAGCCGGTGGTATTACTCAGCACATCGGTGCGTACCACGTTGAAACCGAACGCGGCATGGTCACTTTCCTCGATACCCCGGGTCACGCTGCGTTTACCGCAATGCGTGCACGTGGTGCCAAGGCGACTGACATCGTGATTCTGGTTGTTGCTGCAGACGACGGCGTAATGCCGCAAACCATCGAAGCTGTTCAGCATGCGAAAGCCGCTGGCGTGCCTCTGGTTGTTGCAGTGAACAAGATCGACAAGCCAGGTGCTGATCTCGATCGCATCCGCAGCGAATTGTCCGTTCACGGCGTGACCTCGGAAGAGTGGGGTGGTGACACTCCGTTTGTTTCGGTCTCGGCGAAAATGGGTACCGGCGTTGACGAATTGCTCGAAGCCGTATTGCTGCAAGCTGAAGTTCTGGAACTCAAGGCCACTCCATCGGCTCCTGGCCGTGGTGTAGTTGTTGAGTCCCGCCTGGACAAAGGCCGTGGGCCTGTTGCAACTGTTCTGGTTCAAGACGGTACCCTGCGCCAAGGCGACATGGTTCTGGTCGGCTCCAACTACGGTCGCATCCGTGCCATGCTCGATGAGAACGGCAAGCCTATCAAGGAAGCCGGTCCATCCATCCCTGTCGAGATCCTCGGCCTGGACGGAACGCCAGATGCTGGCGACGAGATGAGCGTAATGACTGACGAGAAGAAGGCGCGTGAAGTTGCCCTGTTCCGTCAAGGCAAGTTCCGCGAAGTGAAACTGGCGCGTGCTCACGCAGGCAAGCTGGAAAACATCTTCGAGAACATGGGCCAGGAAGAGAAGAAGACGCTTAACATCGTCCTCAAATCTGACGTCCGTGGTTCCTTGGAAGCTCTGCAGGGCGCGTTGAGCGGCCTGGGTAACGACGAAGTGCAAGTGCGCGTAGTTGGCGGCGGTGTTGGTGGTATCACCGAGAGCGACGCTAACCTGGCACTGGCCTCCAACGCTGTTCTGTTTGGCTTCAACGTGCGTGCCGATGCCGGCGCTCGCAAGATTGTCGAGCAGGAAGGTCTGGACATGCGTTACTACAACGTCATCTACGACATCATCGAAGACGTCAAGAAAGCCCTTACCGGCATGCTTGGCAGCGACGTTCGGGAGAACATCCTGGGTATCGCTGAAGTCCGTGACGTGTTCCGTTCGCCTAAGTTTGGCGCGGTTGCAGGTTGCATGGTGCTTGAAGGTGTTGTTCACCGTAACCGTCCAATCCGCGTACTGCGTGAAGACATCGTTATCTACGAAGGCGAGCTGGAATCCCTGCGCCGCTTTAAAGATGACATGTCCGAAGTGCGTGCCGGCATGGAATGCGGTATCGGCGTCAAGAGCTACAACGACGTTAAAGTCGGTGACAAGATCGAAGTGTTCGAGAAGGTCCAGGTTGCTCGCAGCCTCTAA
- the nusA gene encoding transcription termination factor NusA has translation MSKEVLLVVESVSNEKGVPANVIFEALELALATATKKRFEDEVELRVEINRHTGNYETFRRWTVVEDEDLDDPAYELAVDQAQAKQPGAVAGDIIEEKIDSIEFGRIAAQTAKQVIVQKVREAERAQVVDAYRERLGEIISGTVKKVTRDNVIVDLGNNAEALLAREDIISRETFRVGVRLRALLKEIRTENRGPQLILSRTAPEMLIELFRIEVPEISEGLIEVMAASRDPGSRAKIAVRSKDKRIDPQGACIGMRGSRVQAVSGELGGERVDIVLWDDNPAQFVINAMSPAEVAAIIVDEDAHAMDIAVGADNLAQAIGRGGQNVRLASQLTGWTLNVMTESDIQAKQQAETGDILRNFIEELEVDEDLAQVLVDEGFTSLEEIAYVPVEEMLNIDGFDEDTVNELRARAKDRLLTKAIATEEKLADAHPAEDLLSLEGMDKDLAMELAVRGVITREDLAEQSIDDLLDIDGIDDDRAGKLIMAARAHWFE, from the coding sequence ATGAGCAAAGAAGTACTGCTGGTTGTTGAGTCGGTGTCCAATGAAAAGGGCGTACCGGCAAACGTTATTTTTGAAGCGCTGGAGCTGGCTCTGGCCACCGCGACCAAAAAGCGTTTTGAGGACGAAGTCGAACTGCGTGTGGAAATCAATCGCCACACCGGTAACTACGAGACTTTCCGTCGCTGGACTGTGGTCGAAGACGAAGATCTGGATGATCCAGCATACGAGTTGGCGGTTGACCAGGCCCAGGCGAAACAGCCAGGCGCTGTAGCCGGCGATATTATCGAAGAGAAAATCGATTCTATCGAATTCGGTCGGATTGCTGCACAAACGGCCAAACAGGTCATCGTGCAAAAAGTCCGCGAAGCCGAGCGTGCTCAAGTAGTCGATGCTTATCGCGAGCGTCTGGGCGAGATCATTTCGGGTACCGTTAAAAAAGTGACACGTGACAACGTGATCGTTGATCTGGGCAATAACGCTGAAGCGTTGCTGGCCCGTGAAGACATCATTTCCCGTGAAACTTTCCGTGTTGGCGTACGCCTTCGCGCGCTGCTCAAGGAAATCCGCACAGAGAACCGCGGCCCTCAGCTGATCCTGTCGCGTACCGCGCCAGAGATGCTGATCGAGCTGTTCCGCATTGAAGTGCCAGAGATCTCCGAAGGCCTGATCGAAGTGATGGCGGCCTCCCGCGATCCTGGATCGCGCGCTAAAATAGCCGTTCGCTCCAAAGACAAACGCATTGATCCGCAAGGTGCCTGCATTGGTATGCGCGGTTCGCGTGTCCAGGCAGTGTCCGGCGAATTGGGCGGAGAGCGAGTGGATATCGTCCTTTGGGATGACAACCCGGCGCAGTTCGTGATCAACGCAATGTCGCCAGCAGAAGTGGCGGCAATTATCGTCGACGAAGATGCCCATGCAATGGACATCGCCGTTGGCGCAGACAATCTGGCCCAGGCGATTGGTCGCGGCGGTCAGAACGTACGTTTGGCCAGCCAGTTGACCGGCTGGACCTTGAACGTGATGACCGAATCGGACATCCAGGCTAAGCAGCAAGCAGAAACCGGCGACATCCTGCGCAACTTCATCGAAGAGCTGGAAGTCGATGAAGACCTGGCGCAGGTACTGGTTGATGAAGGCTTTACTAGCCTGGAAGAGATTGCCTACGTACCGGTGGAGGAAATGCTCAACATCGATGGCTTTGACGAAGATACCGTCAACGAGCTTCGCGCTCGGGCCAAGGATCGACTGTTGACTAAAGCCATCGCTACTGAGGAAAAGCTGGCAGACGCCCATCCGGCCGAAGACCTGCTCTCACTTGAGGGTATGGACAAGGATTTGGCGATGGAACTGGCGGTGCGCGGCGTAATTACCCGCGAAGACCTGGCCGAGCAGTCTATTGACGACCTGCTCGACATCGACGGCATTGACGATGATCGTGCCGGCAAGTTGATCATGGCCGCCCGAGCCCATTGGTTCGAGTAA
- the rimP gene encoding ribosome maturation factor RimP: MSSKLEQLQDLLAPVIVALGYECWGIEFSAQGRHSMLRVYIDKEGGVLVDDCAIVSRQISGVLDVEDPIAVEYTLEVSSPGMERPLFTIEQFAKFAGEQVRIKLRSPFEGRRNFQGLLRGVEEQDIVVQVEDHEFLLPIDMIDKANIIPSFD, encoded by the coding sequence GTGTCGAGCAAGCTAGAACAGTTGCAGGACTTGTTGGCCCCGGTGATCGTGGCCCTTGGCTATGAATGCTGGGGTATTGAATTTTCGGCTCAAGGCCGCCATTCAATGTTGCGTGTGTATATCGACAAGGAAGGCGGCGTACTGGTGGATGACTGCGCAATCGTGAGTCGTCAGATCAGCGGCGTTTTGGATGTCGAAGATCCTATCGCTGTTGAATACACCCTTGAAGTTTCTTCTCCTGGCATGGAACGCCCACTGTTCACCATTGAGCAGTTTGCGAAATTTGCCGGTGAGCAAGTGAGGATCAAGCTGCGCTCGCCTTTCGAAGGGCGACGTAACTTTCAGGGCCTTCTGCGCGGCGTAGAAGAGCAGGACATTGTGGTGCAAGTTGAAGACCATGAATTCCTGTTGCCGATCGATATGATCGACAAGGCCAACATTATTCCCAGTTTTGACTGA
- the secG gene encoding preprotein translocase subunit SecG — protein MLDNVVTVFHLLTALGVIALVLLQQGKGADAGASFGAGASNTVFGSQGSSTFLSKFTAILAAGFFITSLGLGYFAKEKAEQLTQVGLPNPAVLEVPVQKPASDDVPVLQEQKSATPATDVPPAQEQK, from the coding sequence ATGCTGGATAACGTCGTAACTGTGTTTCATCTGCTGACAGCATTGGGTGTAATTGCCCTGGTTTTGCTGCAACAGGGTAAGGGAGCGGATGCTGGAGCATCTTTTGGCGCAGGTGCATCAAATACTGTGTTCGGAAGCCAAGGTTCCTCTACCTTTCTTAGTAAGTTTACTGCTATACTTGCCGCAGGTTTTTTCATAACCAGCTTAGGGTTAGGTTACTTTGCTAAAGAGAAAGCTGAACAGCTGACTCAAGTAGGTTTGCCAAATCCAGCGGTGTTGGAAGTTCCAGTGCAAAAGCCGGCTTCAGATGATGTTCCGGTGCTTCAAGAGCAAAAGTCGGCAACTCCTGCGACTGACGTACCTCCAGCTCAAGAGCAAAAGTAA
- the tpiA gene encoding triose-phosphate isomerase — protein MRRTMVAGNWKMHGTRASVAELIDGLRGLVLPNDVDVAVFPPQLFIDRVINGLQGAPISVGAQDAAVESGQGALTGEISSSQLVDAGCKLVLVGHSERRLILGEQDETLNRKFAAAQASGLTPVLCIGETLEQREAGQTLEVVARQLNVVIDEFGIDAFVNAVIAYEPVWAIGTGLTASPQQAQDVHAAIRAQLAQKNSEVAQGVRLLYGGSVKAANAVELFSMPDIDGGLIGGASLNADEFGAIIRAAGN, from the coding sequence ATGCGTCGCACTATGGTAGCTGGTAACTGGAAGATGCACGGTACCCGCGCCAGCGTCGCTGAGCTGATCGACGGTCTGCGTGGTCTGGTCTTGCCAAACGATGTTGATGTTGCAGTATTCCCGCCTCAGCTGTTTATTGATCGAGTGATCAATGGCTTGCAAGGCGCACCGATTTCGGTCGGTGCACAGGATGCTGCGGTGGAGTCGGGGCAGGGCGCACTGACTGGCGAGATTTCATCGAGCCAGTTAGTGGACGCAGGTTGCAAGCTGGTGCTTGTGGGTCACTCGGAGCGCCGCCTGATTTTGGGTGAGCAGGACGAGACGCTCAATCGCAAGTTTGCAGCGGCTCAAGCCTCTGGTTTGACGCCTGTGTTGTGCATAGGGGAAACCCTGGAGCAGCGCGAAGCGGGGCAAACGCTTGAAGTGGTAGCGCGTCAGCTGAATGTCGTGATTGACGAGTTTGGTATTGATGCATTTGTAAATGCTGTGATTGCATACGAGCCAGTTTGGGCCATTGGCACCGGACTGACCGCATCACCGCAGCAGGCGCAAGATGTGCATGCGGCCATTCGCGCACAGCTGGCGCAAAAGAATTCTGAAGTGGCACAAGGTGTGCGGCTTCTATACGGCGGCAGCGTGAAGGCGGCCAATGCGGTCGAACTGTTCAGCATGCCGGATATCGATGGGGGACTCATTGGCGGGGCTTCCCTGAATGCAGATGAGTTCGGTGCGATCATTCGTGCCGCAGGAAACTGA
- the glmM gene encoding phosphoglucosamine mutase — translation MTKKYFGTDGIRGRVGVYPITPDFMLKLGWAAGMAFRSKGACRILVGKDTRISGYMFESALEAGLSAAGADVMLLGPMPTPAIAYLTRTFHAEAGIVISASHNPHDDNGIKFFSGDGTKLPDDVELMIEELLDAPMTVVESDKLGKVSRINDAPGRYIEFCKSSVPSSTNFSGLKIVLDCAHGATYKVAPSVFKELGAQVVVLSAQPDGLNINENCGSTHMGQLQAAVVAEGADLGIAFDGDGDRVLMVDHTGAVVDGDELLFIIARDLHERGKLQGGVVGTLMSNLGLELALADLGIPFVRANVGDRYVIAGLQERDWLVGGENSGHIVCFQHTTTGDAIIAALQVLLSLRRRDESLAQSRQALRKCPQILVNVRFAGGVNPVEHPAVKEACARVTEAMKGRGRVLLRKSGTEPLVRVMVEGDDENMVRGYADELAKLVSEVCA, via the coding sequence ATGACAAAGAAGTATTTTGGCACCGACGGTATTCGTGGTCGGGTCGGCGTTTACCCGATTACCCCTGACTTTATGCTCAAGTTGGGCTGGGCGGCGGGCATGGCGTTTCGTAGCAAGGGTGCTTGCCGGATCCTGGTAGGCAAGGACACTCGCATATCGGGTTATATGTTCGAATCCGCGCTGGAGGCAGGCCTGTCTGCTGCCGGGGCTGATGTGATGCTGCTGGGCCCTATGCCCACGCCGGCTATTGCCTACCTGACGCGCACCTTCCATGCCGAAGCAGGCATCGTGATCAGCGCTTCGCACAATCCTCATGATGATAACGGCATCAAGTTCTTTTCCGGGGACGGCACCAAGCTCCCTGATGATGTTGAATTGATGATTGAAGAGTTGTTGGACGCACCCATGACGGTTGTCGAGTCTGACAAGCTGGGGAAAGTGTCGCGTATCAATGATGCTCCGGGTCGCTATATCGAGTTCTGCAAAAGCAGTGTGCCAAGCAGTACCAACTTCAGCGGCCTCAAGATTGTTCTCGATTGCGCCCACGGTGCCACCTACAAGGTTGCGCCTAGTGTTTTCAAAGAGCTGGGAGCCCAGGTCGTCGTGCTGTCGGCCCAGCCTGATGGACTGAACATCAACGAAAACTGCGGTTCGACCCATATGGGGCAGTTGCAGGCTGCCGTTGTGGCTGAAGGTGCAGACCTGGGCATCGCTTTTGATGGCGATGGTGATCGGGTTCTCATGGTCGATCATACGGGTGCCGTAGTTGATGGCGATGAATTGCTGTTCATCATCGCCCGTGATTTGCACGAGCGTGGCAAGTTGCAAGGTGGCGTCGTCGGCACGCTGATGAGCAACCTTGGGCTTGAACTGGCGCTGGCTGACCTGGGTATCCCGTTTGTGCGCGCCAATGTGGGAGACCGTTACGTCATCGCTGGCCTGCAAGAGCGCGATTGGCTGGTGGGTGGCGAGAACTCCGGGCACATCGTCTGCTTCCAGCACACCACGACGGGTGACGCGATCATCGCAGCGCTTCAGGTGTTGCTGTCATTGCGTCGTCGCGATGAAAGTCTTGCCCAGTCGCGTCAGGCTTTGCGCAAGTGCCCGCAGATTCTGGTGAACGTGCGTTTTGCTGGCGGCGTGAATCCTGTTGAGCACCCGGCGGTCAAGGAAGCGTGCGCGCGTGTGACTGAGGCCATGAAGGGTCGTGGTCGCGTGCTGCTGCGCAAGTCGGGAACAGAGCCTTTGGTGCGTGTAATGGTCGAAGGCGATGACGAAAACATGGTTCGCGGCTACGCCGACGAGCTGGCAAAGCTGGTAAGTGAAGTTTGTGCCTGA
- the folP gene encoding dihydropteroate synthase: protein MTSVQSSTRLPCGNRVLDLAHTHIMGILNVTPDSFSDGGRFAAVDAALRHAQAMVEAGATLIDVGGESTRPGAPAVSSQEELDRVAPVVERISRELDVIISVDTSAPIVMTEVARLGAGLINDVRSLRREGALQAAAATGLPVCLMHMLGEPGDMQDNPHYEDLVGEVSAFLADSMARCAAAGIGPESIVLDPGFGFAKTLQHNLSLFKHMEALHALGRPLLVGVSRKSMVGQTLNRPVAERLYGSLALAALAMTKGARILRVHDVAETVDVVRMIAAVDSAD from the coding sequence ATGACTTCTGTTCAGTCCTCGACCCGGTTGCCTTGCGGCAACCGGGTTCTTGATTTGGCCCATACGCATATTATGGGCATTCTCAATGTCACCCCTGATTCCTTTTCCGACGGCGGCCGCTTTGCTGCTGTGGATGCTGCTCTGCGCCATGCGCAGGCGATGGTTGAGGCGGGTGCAACTCTGATTGATGTTGGCGGTGAGTCAACTCGCCCCGGAGCGCCTGCCGTTTCGTCTCAGGAAGAGCTCGATCGGGTTGCTCCTGTTGTCGAGCGTATAAGCCGGGAACTGGATGTCATTATTTCGGTCGATACCTCCGCGCCAATCGTCATGACTGAGGTTGCGCGTCTCGGGGCGGGGCTTATCAATGATGTGCGTTCGCTGCGTCGTGAGGGTGCCTTGCAGGCCGCTGCGGCCACCGGTTTGCCGGTGTGTCTGATGCATATGCTCGGTGAGCCCGGCGACATGCAGGACAATCCGCACTACGAAGATCTGGTGGGCGAGGTGTCGGCGTTTCTGGCTGACAGCATGGCGCGCTGTGCGGCGGCAGGTATCGGGCCTGAGAGCATCGTGCTGGACCCGGGTTTTGGTTTTGCCAAAACCTTGCAGCACAATTTGAGCCTGTTCAAGCATATGGAGGCCCTGCATGCGCTGGGTCGACCTTTGCTGGTGGGCGTGTCACGTAAAAGTATGGTCGGGCAAACACTGAACCGGCCGGTTGCAGAGAGGCTCTATGGCAGCCTGGCTCTTGCGGCATTGGCGATGACCAAGGGCGCGCGCATTCTGCGTGTCCATGACGTTGCCGAAACAGTTGATGTGGTACGGATGATCGCAGCGGTAGATTCCGCCGACTAA
- the ftsH gene encoding ATP-dependent zinc metalloprotease FtsH codes for MAKNLILWLIIAAVLVTVMNNFSSPNEPQTLNYSDFIQQVKDGKVERVAVDGYVITGKRSDGDSFKTIRPAIQDNGLIGDLVDNHVTVEGKLPEQQSIWTQLLVASFPILVIIAVFMFMMRQMQGGAGGKGGPMSFGKSKARLLSEDQVKTTLADVAGCDEAKEEVGELVEFLRDPGKFQRLGGRIPRGVLMVGPPGTGKTLIAKAIAGEAKVPFFTISGSDFVEMFVGVGASRVRDMFEQAKKHAPCIIFIDEIDAVGRHRGNGMGGGHDEREQTLNQLLVEMDGFEMNDGIIVIAATNRPDVLDPALLRPGRFDRQVVVGLPDIRGREQILKVHMRKVPMGDDVQPGVIARGTPGFSGADLANLVNEASLFAARTGKRVVEMKEFELAKDKIMMGAERKSMVMSDKEKRNTAYHEAGHAIVGRVVPEHDPVYKVSIIPRGRALGVTMFLPEEDRYSLSKRALISQICSLYGGRIAEEMTLGFDGVTTGASNDIMRASQIARNMVTKWGLSEKLGPLMYAEDEESYLGRGGGQSASVSGETAKLIDSEVRSIIDQCYNTAKQILTENRDKLDAMADALMKYETIDADQIDDIMAGRPPREPRDWEDGSSGTPTAPTLDKTERPETPIGGPAADQ; via the coding sequence ATGGCAAAGAATCTGATCCTGTGGTTGATCATCGCCGCTGTCCTGGTGACAGTGATGAACAACTTCTCCAGTCCAAACGAGCCACAAACCCTCAACTATTCCGACTTCATCCAGCAAGTTAAGGATGGCAAGGTCGAGCGCGTTGCCGTGGATGGCTACGTGATTACCGGCAAACGCAGCGATGGCGATTCCTTCAAAACCATCCGTCCGGCTATTCAGGACAACGGTTTGATCGGTGACCTGGTGGATAACCATGTGACCGTTGAGGGCAAACTGCCAGAGCAACAAAGCATCTGGACTCAGCTGCTGGTTGCAAGCTTCCCGATTCTGGTGATCATCGCTGTCTTCATGTTCATGATGCGCCAGATGCAGGGCGGTGCCGGCGGCAAAGGCGGCCCGATGAGCTTTGGCAAGAGCAAGGCGCGGCTGCTGTCGGAAGACCAGGTCAAAACGACTCTGGCTGACGTAGCGGGTTGTGATGAGGCGAAGGAAGAAGTCGGCGAACTGGTCGAATTCCTGCGAGATCCGGGCAAGTTCCAGCGCCTGGGTGGTCGTATTCCTCGTGGTGTGCTGATGGTTGGCCCACCGGGTACCGGTAAAACCCTGATTGCCAAGGCAATCGCGGGCGAAGCCAAGGTGCCGTTCTTCACGATTTCCGGTTCCGACTTTGTTGAAATGTTCGTGGGCGTCGGCGCAAGCCGTGTTCGTGACATGTTTGAACAAGCCAAGAAACACGCACCCTGCATCATCTTTATCGATGAAATCGATGCGGTCGGCCGTCACCGTGGTAACGGCATGGGCGGCGGTCATGATGAGCGCGAGCAGACGCTTAACCAGTTGCTGGTTGAGATGGACGGCTTTGAGATGAATGACGGCATCATTGTGATTGCTGCCACCAACCGTCCTGATGTGCTCGATCCTGCGCTGTTGCGTCCAGGTCGTTTTGACCGTCAGGTTGTGGTTGGCTTGCCGGACATTCGTGGTCGCGAGCAGATCCTCAAGGTGCACATGCGTAAAGTGCCGATGGGCGATGATGTCCAGCCGGGCGTGATTGCACGTGGTACTCCGGGCTTCTCGGGTGCCGATCTGGCAAACCTGGTGAACGAAGCTTCCCTGTTCGCAGCGCGCACCGGTAAGCGTGTTGTTGAAATGAAAGAGTTTGAGCTGGCTAAAGACAAGATCATGATGGGCGCCGAGCGCAAATCGATGGTCATGTCGGACAAAGAAAAGCGCAACACGGCTTATCACGAGGCGGGTCACGCTATCGTCGGTCGCGTAGTGCCTGAGCATGATCCGGTCTACAAGGTTTCGATCATCCCTCGTGGTCGCGCCTTGGGCGTAACCATGTTCCTGCCGGAAGAAGATCGTTACAGCCTGTCCAAGCGTGCGCTGATCAGCCAGATCTGCTCGCTATATGGTGGCCGTATCGCTGAAGAGATGACCCTGGGTTTCGACGGTGTTACCACCGGCGCTTCCAACGACATCATGCGTGCCAGCCAGATTGCGCGGAACATGGTGACCAAGTGGGGCTTGTCCGAGAAGCTTGGCCCTCTGATGTATGCCGAGGACGAAGAGTCTTATCTGGGTCGTGGTGGTGGTCAGTCTGCAAGCGTGTCGGGCGAAACAGCCAAGCTGATCGACTCCGAAGTACGCAGCATCATTGATCAGTGCTACAACACGGCCAAGCAGATCCTGACCGAAAACCGTGACAAGCTCGATGCTATGGCTGACGCGTTGATGAAGTACGAAACGATCGATGCCGATCAGATCGACGACATCATGGCGGGTCGTCCGCCGCGCGAGCCGCGTGACTGGGAAGACGGTAGTTCGGGTACCCCGACTGCCCCGACGCTGGATAAAACCGAGCGCCCGGAAACACCTATCGGCGGCCCTGCTGCTGATCAATAA